In one Cercospora beticola chromosome 1, complete sequence genomic region, the following are encoded:
- a CDS encoding uncharacterized protein (antiSMASH:Cluster_1): protein MIANETHPVYPVESPAPTLLNGIPDQYLIILLPIVIHWAASAVFEVFDRFDWLSKYRIHTSAEELTKNKVTRWDCFVSTIKCQAMQTCLGIALTWNTDPELMEDVEAGIAMWTRRARVVLMALKQVMASIRPLLGVSDSALSWPRSAIDIARDTPSALDLSAGKALYWYLVPLVKIIVALLVADAWMYTIHRMEHTNRWMYKHFHYQHHRLYVPYAWGGSYNHIFDSIVVDGLAYSIGCWVTALPTRSTLLLFGYSTLKNVSDHCGYVFPWDPIRAITGTDASFHDVHHQSWGLKTNFGAHLAVWDWLMGTHFDDVAEIARHRARSRLNAEKMLLRSTAQREADRGRSIDAAKLD, encoded by the exons ATGATCGCAAACGAGACCCATCCCGTATATCCCGTCGAATCTCCGGCACCGACTTTGCTGAATGGCATCCCGGACCAGTACTTGATTATTCTACTTCCAATCGTCATCCACTGGGCAGCGTCTGCGGTCTTTGAAGTCTTCGATCGATTTGACTGGCTGAGCAAATATCGGATACATACATCGGCGGAGGAGCTCACGAAGAACAAAGTCACTCGGTGGGACTGCTTTGTCTCAACAATAAAATGCCAG GCCATGCAGACTTGTCTTGGAATTGCTCTTACCTGGAATACCGACCCCGAACTGATGGAAGACGTCGAAGCGGGAATCGCGATGTGGACCAGACGCGCACGCGTTGTCTTGATGGCCTTGAAGCAGGTCATGGCATCCATTAGACCCCTCCTCGGAGTAAGTGATTCTGCTCTATCATGGCCCCGATCTGCGATTGATATCGCCCGCGATACGCCAAGCGCACTCGATCTGTCAGCGGGCAAGGCCTTGTACTGGTATCTGGTGCCACTAGTCAAGATCATTGTTGCACTGCTGGTAGCAGACGCGTGGATGTACACCATACATCGCATGGAGCACACAAATAGGTGGATGTACA AACACTTCCACTATCAACACCACCGGCTATATGTTCCATATGCCTGGGGCGGATCGTACAATCACATATTCGATAGCATCGTCGTAGATGGACTTGCCTATAGCATCGGTTGCTGGGTGACGGCATTGCCCACCCGTTCAACGCTATTGCTGTTTGGGTACTCTACGCTGAAGAATGTATCAGACCACTGCGGCTATGTATTTCCATGGGACCCGATACGAGCAATCACTGGCACCGATGCCAGTTTTCATGATGTCCATCATCAAAGTTGGGGTCTCAAG ACAAATTTCGGCGCTCATTTGGCTGTCTGGGACTGGCTGATGGGAACGCACTTTGACGATGTTGCGGAGATTGCACGCCATCGGGCTAGAAGCCGTTTGAACGCGGAGAAGATGCTGCTGAGGAGTACTGCTCAACGAGAGGCGGACAGGGGCAGGTCCATCGATGCAGCGAAGCTGGACTGA
- a CDS encoding uncharacterized protein (antiSMASH:Cluster_1~SMCOG1001:short-chain dehydrogenase/reductase SDR) — protein MRSKAPEEIESRNVFDISYVTAVLTGAGSGIGLMIAQALVANGAKVYVVDRRKDALEVVTAIYNTGPGVMIPLVADISVKEEVMELAQHIGSIEGNGIQLLINNAGIALDHQTRFAENGQPCLKDAHAISEHFLRSTPSDWSKSFETNVMGGFLMSMAFLPLLEKGSGIFNGHTSSIINMSSNSAFLKDTCRGYISYAASKAGTVHLSRMLASLLTETSVRVNQIAPGTFPSEMTTGCSGADQKSVMNRPVVNASGRAGKESDIAGTILLLASVAGSFYNHQILFPDGGETLIVPAAI, from the exons ATGCGCAGTAAAGCACCAGAAGAAATCGAATCCCGCAATGTGTTCGACATATCATACGTGACGGCGGTGCTAACAGGTGCTGGATCTGGAATTGGGCTCATGATTGCACAAGCACTGGTGGCAAACGGAGCAAAGGTATACGTTGTAGATCGAAGGAAAGATGCTTTGGAAGTTGTCACTGCGATCTACAACACCGGCCCAGGAGTTATGATCCC ATTGGTCGCCGACATCAGCGTAAAGGAAGAGGTTATGGAGCTTGCGCAGCACATTGGCTCTATCGAGGGGAATGGCATTCAGCTCCTCATCAATAATGCTGGCATCGCATTGGACCACCAAACACGATTTGCGGAGAATGGCCAACCGTGCTTGAAAGACGCTCATGCCATATCAGAACACTTTCTACGATCAACTCCGAGCGATTGGAGTAAGTCCTTCGAAACCAACGTTATGGGCGGGTTTCTGATGTCAATGGCGTTTCTGCCTCTTCTGGAAAAGGGTTCTGGAATTTTCAACGGGCACACATCGAGCATAATCAACATGTCGAGCAACTCAGCTTTTCTGAAAGACACGTGTCGAGGCTACATTTCTTACGCAGCCAGCAAGGCAGGAACGGTGCATCTCAGTAGAATGCTGGCCTCTCTGCTCACAGAGACGAGTGTTCGAGTGAACCAGATAGCGCCAGGCACATTTCCTTCTGAG ATGACTACAGGATGCTCGGGAGCAGATCAGAAATCTGTCATGAACCGTCCCGTTGTTAATGCATCTG GTCGGGCAGGAAAAGAGTCAGATATCGCCGGCACGATACTACTTCTGGCCAGTGTTGCAGGATCCTTCTACAATCACCAGATCTTATTCCCTGATGGCGGCGAGACATTGATAGTCCCTGCAGCGATCTAG
- a CDS encoding uncharacterized protein (SMCOG1010:NAD-dependent epimerase/dehydratase~antiSMASH:Cluster_1), with amino-acid sequence MPAIPMQSLILVTGANGYVGTHVTEQLLEHGYRVRGTVRDAYKGRYLHEVFDGKWGSEALDIHVVTDMATEGAFDHLLSGCAGVIHVASDLSLDPNPYKVIPMVVNGVKNLLSAAARNPSVKRFVFTSSSAATTAPIVDKEFRVDSSTWNWADVELAWQPPPYTEDRRLAVYAASKTLAELECWRFVKEEKPPFVLNTVLPNCVIGRILSSKLSASTGGWYKGLWDGKADDLHLLRHVFPPQHYVNATDTALLHIAALLEEDVVGERLLAFAGPFNFNDTVEVLERLDAAGCGGGTKHWERIENASKDLKTVDTARSQEILERYGRSGFSDLETCLREAVTS; translated from the exons ATGCCAGCCATACCGATGCAATCCCTCATTCTGGTAACTGGTGCCAATGGTTACGTTGGCACTCATGTCACAgagcagcttcttgagcATGGCTATCGTGTACGTGGCACAGTTCGCGATGCGTACAAAGGAAGATATCTGCACGAAGTCTTCGACGGGAAGTGGGGATCCGAGGCATTGGACATTCATGTCGTTACCGACATGGCCACCGAAGGAGCCTTTGACCATTTGTTGAGTG GTTGCGCGGGAGTGATACATGTTGCATCAGACCTGAGCCTTGATCCGAATCCATACAAAGTCATTCCTATGGTGGTCAATGGTGTGAAGAATCTGCTGAGCGCTGCGGCCCGTAATCCCAGCGTCAAGCGGTTTGTCTTCACATCGTCTTCAGCAGCGACAACTGCTCCTATCGTCGACAAGGAATTTCGCGTGGACAGTAGCACTTGGAATTGGGCAGACGTTGAGCTCGCCTGGCAGCCTCCACCTTACACCGAAGATCGAAGACTTGCTGTGTATGCTGCGAGCAAGACTCTAGCAGAATTAGAGTGCTGGAGATTCgtgaaagaggagaagcCTCCCTTTGTCCTGAACACCGTCTTACCGAACTGCGTCATTGGCAGGATACTCTCGAGTAAATTATCTGCATCGACAGGAGGGTGGTACAAAGGTCTTTGGGATGGCAAGGCGGATGATCTACATCTCCTACGACACGTATTCCCTCCACAGCATTATGTGAACGCCACGGACACAGCACTCTTGCATATTGctgctcttctagaagaagacGTTGTGGGTGAGAGACTCTTGGCTTTCGCAGGTCCGTTCAACTTCAACGACACTGTCGAAGTACTGGAACGACTTGATGCCGCTGGATGTGGCGGGGGGACAAAGCATTGGGAGAGGATCGAGAATGCATCGAAAGATCTGAAAACTGTAGACACAGCGAGGTCTCAAGAGATTCTTGAGCGGTATGGAAGATCAGGTTTCAGTGACCTGGAGACATGTCTTAGGGAAGCAGTGACCTCTTGA
- a CDS encoding uncharacterized protein (antiSMASH:Cluster_1), whose amino-acid sequence MNNTEASDSFASVCGPPRPIVPLLDGISDYHLSLVVPIIVHWLTAGIYEAFRQFGIFKRYEIHTFDEEQVWNKVNRAECLRGVIGIQAMQTLVGLLLGAITSEENLDHSCVELSLWERRIQSVLLLSMSAIATKSLSPTYAVVAWPSADLTLSLEYYTYIGQAARIFYHWIMPLLRFYIALWLADTWVFFVHRAEHSNRWLYKTFHARHHELFIPYSWGGIYDHPIESLFLSVGAFAIAIGGTGMSLRESMIFSAFSSAKACTDHSGYAIPWNPIDFFTTIGAQYHDKHHQRWGIKNNFALHFQFWDRLMGTDMRDDEAVEILYIRNKESAKAAMLKRQT is encoded by the exons ATGAACAATACAGAGGCATCAGACAGCTTTGCTTCGGTCTGTGGACCACCAAGGCCGATTGTTCCTCTCTTGGATGGCATCTCAGACTACCATCTCTCGTTGGTAGTGCCGATCATAGTCCATTGGCTCACTGCCGGTATCTACGAGGCATTCCGGCAATTTGGAATCTTCAAAAGATATGAGATCCATACTTTTGATGAAGAACAAGTGTGGAACAAAGTCAACCGTGCGGAATGTCTTCGAGGCGTGATTGGCATCCAG GCCATGCAGACGCTTGTCGGCCTTCTACTCGGGGCAATCACTTCGGAAGAAAATCTGGATCATAGCTGCGTAGAACTTTCACTTTGGGAACGGAGAATCCAAAGCGTTCTGCTGCTTTCGATGTCAGCCATCGCAACAAAGAGCCTGAGTCCCACCTATGCCGTAGTCGCCTGGCCAAGTGCAGATCTCACACTGTCACTTGAATATTATACCTACATAGGGCAGGCCGCTCGAATATTCTATCACTGGATCATGCCGCTATTGCGATTTTACATTGCGCTGTGGCTCGCCGACACCTGGGTGTTCTTCGTTCATCGAGCAGAACACAGCAATCGCTGGCTGTACA AAACGTTTCACGCCCGTCACCACGAACTGTTCATACCGTACAGCTGGGGTGGTATCTACGATCATCCCATCGAAAGTCTCTTCCTCAGCGTCGGGGCTTTCGCGATCGCCATTGGAGGCACTGGAATGTCGCTCAGAGAGAGCATGATATTCTCCGCCTTTTCTTCTGCAAAGGCTTGTACCGATCATAGCGGTTATGCCATCCCTTGGAACcccatcgacttcttcacaaCCATAGGGGCTCAGTATCATGACAAGCATCACCAGCGGTGGGGCATCAAG AATAACTTTGCACTGCATTTCCAATTCTGGGATCGGCTTATGGGAACTGACATGCGAGACGATGAGGCCGTTGAGATATTGTACATTCGCAACAAAGAGTCAGCAAAGGCTGCCATGTTAAAGCGACAGACTTAG
- a CDS encoding uncharacterized protein (antiSMASH:Cluster_1), with the protein MAASNSLEAKYVAYINAINARPFPGLKEHMHSTVTLNDKSMPLAEFEKLLSTDIDAAPDMRFQLAMLLVDESKQQVGCRIEFRCTPLQKEFMGHRVHGKIKCMEHMFYQYRDGKIAEVWWMPGEFVGISPNASATKL; encoded by the coding sequence ATGGCCGCCTCCAACTCTCTAGAAGCAAAGTACGTGGCCTACATCAATGCCATCAACGCGCGGCCTTTTCCAGGTTTGAAAGAACACATGCATTCAACAGTAACATTGAACGACAAGTCCATGCCTCTGGCCGAATTTGAGAAGTTGCTCAGCACAGACATCGACGCAGCTCCGGATATGCGCTTTCAGCTAGCTATGCTACTTGTCGACGAGAGCAAGCAGCAAGTCGGGTGCAGGATTGAATTTCGGTGCACTCCCCTGCAGAAGGAATTCATGGGACATCGGGTGCACGGCAAGATCAAATGCATGGAACACATGTTTTACCAATATCGAGATGGCAAGATTGCGGAGGTGTGGTGGATGCCAGGCGAATTCGTCGGCATTAGTCCCAATGCAAGTGCGACAAAGCTCTGA
- a CDS encoding uncharacterized protein (antiSMASH:Cluster_1~SMCOG1001:short-chain dehydrogenase/reductase SDR) → MPVPLPFLGGFLYRQLFITPSLPKARFDGQNIIVTGSNVGLGLEAARHFARLGASRVVLAVRDLAKGEAAKKSIDRDVSPSCVTVMRLDLTSYDSVQEFAARIDEELDRLDVLCANAGIATGTFRIAEQDESTITTNVVSTFLLAFLLLPKLKTTAERYNVLTTLTFTSSEVHEFTDFRAPEEEDILTALSDPVKANMGERYFVSKLLQVFTTREMAARVGDSYPVVINCLNPGFCHSELAREAGWYLYIMAVLLARSTEVGSRTIVAAAAAGPESHGKYMSESMITEPGEMVRSREGTILQRKFWAELCARLESIKPGITAKL, encoded by the exons ATGCCAGTACCGCTACCATTTCTTGGCGGCTTTCTGTATCGCCAGCTCTTCATCACGCCCTCGCTGCCCAAGGCCCGGTTTGACGGACAGAACATCATCGTCACGGGATCTAATGTCGGCCTGGGACTCGAGGCAGCCCGTCACTTTGCTCGTCTGGGTGCATCACGAGTCGTCCTAGCAGTCCGTGATCTAGCAAAGGGCGAAGCAGCGAAGAAGTCCATCGATCGCGATGTTTCTCCATCATGTGTCACTGTCATGAGGCTAGATCTCACCAGCTACGACAGCGTACAAGAGTTTGCAGCACGCATCGATGAGGAGCTTGATCGTCTGGACGTCCTCTGCGCCAACGCTGGCATCGCAACCGGAACTTTTCGTATCGCAGAACAAGACGAGAGTACCATTACGACTAATGTTGTGAGCACTTTCTTGCTTGCTTTTCTCCTCCTGCCGAAGTTGAAGACGACTGCGGAGCGATACAATGTATTGACCACTCTCACATTCACCTCGAGCGAAGTT CATGAATTTACCGACTTTAGGGCcccagaagaggaagacatACTCACTGCGCTCTCGGATCCAGTAAAGGCCAATATGGGTGAGCGTTACTTTGTGAGCAAATTGCTGCAGGTATTTACTACTCGAGAGATGGCAGCCCGCGTAGGAGACTCCTATCCGGTGGTCATCAATTGTTTGAATCCTGGGTTTTGTCACTCTGAGCTTGCCAGAGAAGCAGGATGGTACTTATACATCATGGCCGTTCTTTTGGCAAGATCAACGGAAGTTGGAAGTCGAACCATAGTggctgcagcggcagcagggCCAGAGTCTCATGGGAAGTACATGAGTGAAAGTATGATCACGGAGCCAGGCGAGATGGTAAGGAGTAGAGAGGGGACCATACTTCAGAGAAAATTTTGGGCTGAGTTATGTGCGCGACTAGAATCGATCAAGCCGGGGATCACAGCGAAGCTGTAG
- a CDS encoding uncharacterized protein (antiSMASH:Cluster_1), which produces MGHTRQVIALCSVGNLGKYVCDELIADGRYDFVVITRQLKPDDFFESRKIDRRACDYSTEAVRRTLNETNASVFISFNNADGQQFVDLHCAWLEACRQSKNCKRFIPSEFAGNIEDFPMLPRHYATSRAPFRTILESERKIEWTIVNNAWFMDYLLRDEKTFLPTNSHEFPINPNDWTALIRGSGDEIQSFTSARDVAKALVALLSAPTWPSKTFIAGQWASFNELCHIMEDFYGRKLTKFYRSESDIERDNALPATPENMEKLYMASVEEMMITKAGAMPRDIVARQRKELFGNVHFDSVTEFLVAVGEERARPASLL; this is translated from the exons ATGGGTCATACTCGCCAAGTGATCGCATTATGCTCAGTGGGCAACCTTGGGAAGTACGTATGTGATGAGCTGATAGCTGATGGTCGTTACgacttcgtcgtcatcaCAAGACAG CTTAAACCCGACGATTTCTTTGAGTCCCGCAAGATTGATAGACGCGCCTGTGATTACAGCACGGAGGCAGTCAGAAGGACTCTGAACGAAACGAATGCTAGTGTCTTTATATCGTTCAACAACGCCGATGGACAACAGTTCGTAGACCTTCATTGCGCTTGGCTCGAAGCATGTCGTCAATCCAAGAACTGCAAGCGGTTTATACCCTCGGAGTTCGCTGGAAACATTGAGGACTTCCCAATGCTTCCAAGACACTATGCTACCTCACGAGCGCCGTTTCGGACCATACTTGAATCGGAGAGAAAAATTGAGTGGACAATCGTGAACAATGCATGGTTCATGGACTATTTGTTGAGGGATGAAAAGACTTTCCTGCCGACAAACTCGCATGAGTTCCCGATCAATCCTAATGACTGGACGGCTCTGATCAGAGGCTCCGGGGATGAAATCCAATCTTTCACGAGTGCTCGCGACGTAGCGAAAGCACTCGTCGCGCTGCTCAGCGCTCCGACTTGG CCTTCGAAAACATTCATCGCTGGACAGTGGGCGTCGTTCAACGAGCTCTGTCATATTATGGAAGACTTCTACG GCCGAAAATTGACCAAATTCTatcgttccgaaagcgacatCGAGCGAGACAACGCACTCCCCGCAACTCCAGAGAACATGGAGAAGCTGTACATGGCAAGcgtggaggagatgatgatTACGAAGGCCGGTGCGATGCCACGTGATATCGTGGCGCGACAACGCAAAGAGCTCTTTGGGAATGTTCATTTCGATAGTGTTACAGAGTTTCTGGTCGCCGTGGGCGAGGAGCGGGCTCGTCCAGCTAGCTTGCTGTGA
- a CDS encoding uncharacterized protein (antiSMASH:Cluster_1) — translation MSPITPATPTSVDLLTYLRERSSIDYDCLDPTAAEKLGPFEDCTSNQWEAFAQLSNPKHAALLKEAIAHASRAEADFRDVSPEELAVEYGMILLSLRMIPLIRGSIHVMCNPLYSWNTEKVYKTGHRFHKIAHDLDPSFDLSRLIMKVPATWEGLQACRKLKDDNIKTLATTLFTMEQVVLAGEAGCISISPFAHELRAHLDTSYHDTQPIMDLFLQAQMYYQQHGVPTKVKSCAFMTIDEIITMAGVDAMTLPAEVLEELSNTKDTVDRLEEKSVFHAAAQSLQAHSARLTKQSYIDDEAGFLRAYCTQGRGRAKTEDSIAVFCKFQVDAESLMAQHKLRAKL, via the exons ATGTCACCAATCACTCCAGCCACTCCAACTTCTGTCGACCTCTTGACATATCTTCGTGAACGATCTTCTATCGACTATGACTGCCTCGATCCGACAG ctgcagagaaATTGGGACCATTCGAGGATTGTACATCGAATCAG TGGGAAGCCTTTGCTCAGCTGAGCAATCCGAAACACGCTGCGCTGCTCAAGGAAGCTATTGCTCACGCCAGCCGAGCCGAGGCCGATTTCAGAGATGTCTCTCCCGAAGAGCTGGCGGTGGAGTACGGG ATGATATTGCTGTCCCTTCGGATGATTCCTCTAATTCGCGGCTCAATACATGTCATGTGCAATCCACTCTATTCTTGGAATACAGAGAAGGTGTACAAAACGGGCCATC GTTTTCACAAGATAGCACACGATTTGGATCCGTCCTTCGATCTGTCAAGACTAATAATGAAGGTCCCGGCGACTTGGGAAGGGCTTCAGGCCTGCAGAAAGCTGAAAGACGACAATATCAAGACTCTCGCAACCACTTTGTTCACGATGGAGCAAGTTGTGCTAGCCGGTGAAGCAGGGTGCATATCCATCTCACCATTTGCTCATGAACTGCGAGCTCATCTGGACACTTC GTACCATGATACACAGCCCATCATGGATCTGTTCCTACAAGCCCAGATGTACTACCAGCAACACGGAGTCCCCACTAAGGTCAAATCCTGCGCATTTATGACGATCGACGAAATCATCACCATGGCTGGGGTCGATGCAATGACCCTCCCAGCAGAAGTCCTGGAAGAGCTTTCAAATACAAAAGATACAGTTGACCGGCTTGAAGAGAAATCCGTCTTCCATGCAGCGGCCCAGAGTCTCCAGGCACATTCTGCTCGTTTGACGAAGCAAAGCTACATCGACGACGAGGCTGGCTTTCTGCGAGCTTACTGCACACAAGGTAGGGGAAGGGCGAAAACCGAGGAT TCTATTGCTGTCTTCTGCAAGTTTCAGGTGGATGCTGAGAGTCTCATGGCGCAGCATAAACTACGTGCGAAACTTTGA
- a CDS encoding uncharacterized protein (antiSMASH:Cluster_1~SMCOG1038:phenylalanine-specific permease), protein MNFVSGLPILFGWVMVTSGPQAAFTSWTVVSCISCILAANLAEIAASLPTSGGIYFWTYWMAGPKWGPFLSWNTAWWNWSAWVLAVPGTQQGATNFLLSALQINYPDATVLHERWLSFVLVLAGLCFAVVPVTVSQRWLQIYFRITIFIFFVLLFLFWTWFPIEARGRFQSADFVFGKFRNGVNQGDSHQASDAYCWVISFLFGAWEFGGYDASAHLAEETKDASKTVARGMVLSTVSTTILSIPTLVLILFCIQDFDALISSPYANNWAEFLVQVIGRRGATAILILNWIDCTCATTASMLSAQRVTFALSRDGILPGSAIFRKVNPRTLIPINAALLVVTIATVVSFAILGSTVAFSAITATTVICQSMSYLFVLGTRYSLGRSTFAPASWNLGRFSVPTGYLSMLWLLFLCCILLLPQVYPVTLQTWNYSPLCLAIVTVASLVGWILPWGWGGRHWFKGPRRSI, encoded by the exons ATGAACTTCGTCTCCGGCCTTCCAATCCTTTTTGGCTGGGTTATGGTAACCAGTGGCCCTCAAGCAGCTTTCACATCTTGGACAGTCGTTAGCTGCATTTCCTGCATCTTGGCTGCGAACCTCGCAGAGATTGCCGCTTCTTTGCCAACATCGGGAGGAATTTACTTCTGGACGTACTGGATGGCGGGTCCGAAATGGGGTCCTTTTCTGAGTTGGAATACTGCC TGGTGGAACTGGTCCGCTTGGGTCTTAGCTGTGCCTGGAACGCAGCAAGGTGCTACGAATTTCTTGCTGTCGGCATTGCAGATCAACTATCCGGATGCTACTGTCCTCCATGAACGCTGGCTATCCTTTGTGCTGGTTCTGGCAGGCCTCTGCTTTGCTGTTGTGCCGGTCACTGTCAGCCAGCGCTGGTTACAGATTTACTTCCGCATCACGAtattcatcttcttcgtgcttTTGTTCCTCTTCTGGACCTGGTTTCCGATCGAAGCGCGCGGCAGATTCCAATCTGCAGATTTTGTGTTTGGAAAGTTCCGGAACGGAGTTAATCAAGGCGACTCACATCAGGCTTCGGATGCGTACTGCTGGGTTATCAGTTTCCTCTTCGGCGCCTGGGAGTTTGGAGGCTATGATGCATCTGCACATCTGGCTGAAGAAACCAAAGATGCCAGTAAGACCGTTGCCAGGGGAATGGTTCTGTCCACCGTCAGCACCACGATTCTTTCGATACCTACGCTTGTCTTGATCCTGTTCTGCATTCAAGACTTCGACGCTCTGATCTCTTCTCCCTACGCAAACAATTGGGCAGAGTTCTTGGTGCAGGTTATTGGCCGGCGAGGAGCTACCGCGATCCTCATCCTGAACTGGATAGATTGTACATGCGCAACGACAGCATCAATGTTATCCGCGCAACGCGTAACGTTTGCGCTATCAAGGGACGGTATTCTGCCAGGGTCCGCCATCTTCAGAAAGGTCAATCCTCGTACATTGATTCCCATAAACGCCGCTCTGCTGGTTGTAACTATCGCCACAGTGGTCAGCTTTGCTATCTTGGGATCAACAGTCGCATTTAGCGCCATCACTGCAACAACGGTGATCTGCCAGAGCATGAGTTATCTTTTCGTGCTCGGAACGCGATACAGCCTCGGACGATCGACATTCGCCCCGGCATCGTGGAATCTTGGTCGCTTCTCGGTACCAACAGGCTACTTGTCAATGCTCTGGCTTTTATTCTTGTGCtgcatccttcttctcccgcaGGTGTACCCTGTGACCTTGCAGACATGGAACTATTCGCCCTTGTGCCTAGCAATCGTTACTGTAGCATCGCTTGTCGGGTGGATACTTCCTTGGGGTTGGGGAGGTAGACACTGGTTCAAAGGTCCTCGTAGATCGATATGA
- a CDS encoding uncharacterized protein (antiSMASH:Cluster_1~SMCOG1030:serine/threonine protein kinase) translates to MSTTSTDLLHLTRIDATLWKDSRYAYTKHTYYGWRSEPIEEHVWRREYKPIGAGAFGAVFREVCIEGRNKAAVRAVKHIEKPTASQRATRVDFSRELEAIARFSKPEYEPFFVRSEGWYDGGANICIVMELVQHGSLQDYVRQSQGLPEPEARLIVSQTLRGIAHMHRAGYTHRDLKPQNLLVVQGGPAWHVKIADFGLSKRLVEDLSSLRTVAGTAGYMAPEILGIRAQGGDSSHDSSGSSYTSAVEIWAIGIIYFLLLTGGFPFPAQDFHLLSKYVQGRAHFPVERMQLVSLPARDLVETL, encoded by the exons ATGTCAACTACTAGCACTGACTTGCTACACCTCACCCGCATCGATGCAACCTTGTGGAAAGACTCCAGGTACGCTTACACGAAGCACACATACTACGGCTGGCGTAGCGAACCGATCGAAGAGCACGTCTGGCGGCGGGAATACAAGCCCATCGGCGCCGGCGCATTCGGTGCTGTTTTTCGCGAAGTATGCATTGAAGGGCGCAACAAGGCCGCCGTGAGAGCCGTCAAGCATATCGAGAAGCCGACCGCATCCCAACGAGCTACAAGGGTTGATTTTAGCAGGGAGTTGGAAGCCATCGCCCGATTCTCGAAGCCCGAGTACGAGCCTTTCTTTGTCCGTTCGGAAGGATGGTACGACGGCGGAGCCAATATCTGCATCGTGATGGAACTGGTTCAGCATGGAAGTCTCCAGGACTACGTGCGTCAGAGTCAAGGTCTGCCCGAGCCCGAAGCGAGGTTGATAGTGAGCCAGACCCTGCGAGGCATTGCGCATATGCACCGTGCAGGCTACACACATCGAGATCTGAAGCCTCAG AACCTTCTTGTCGTCCAGGGAGGCCCAGCTTGGCATGTTAAAATTGCTGATTTCGGTCTGAGCAAACGCCTTGTGGAGGATTTGTCGTCATTACGCACTGTCGCTGGCACTGCCGGATATATGGCACCCGAAATACTAGGCATTCGCGCACAAGGAGGCGACAGCTCTCACGATAGCAGTGGATCCTCGTATACTAGTGCTGTGGAAATCTGGGCAATAGGGATCATCTACTTCTTGCTACTGACAGGCGGCTTCCCTTTCCCTGCCCAGGATTTTCACCTGCTTTCCAAATATGTCCAGGGACGAGCTCATTTTCCCGTGGAGCGGATGCAACTTGTAAGCCTCCCTGCTCGTGATCTCGTGGAAACTCTTTGA